The genomic DNA AGCTGAAATATATCAGTTGATATAACTTTTAGAGGAAGATAACaagaatatttctttaaattacCTTTGGGTTTTGGATGAAAACACCCCGAAAGTGACCGTAGAGTCGGAAAATCATTTACTACACAGAAATATGTTTaacttgatgaaaaaaagactCTCATTCGAAAGATTCTTCGAGTTGGAAAAGGCTGGTTATGGCATATGAAATGGATGCAAACATGAGCCCATTGGGTAGCATTGCTATACTCATACCATTGCTAAATCATGTTCGGAAGTCGAACGAACATCATCAGCAATTTCGGGAAGTCGATAGGACACTTACGACAGTCAGGTGAagtgaaaagggaaatttcGTGCATAGCCTTTTTTTTGTCGATACATCATAGGTTCGAGACGATAAAGATGATTCCGATCAAAAAGCATTTGCAAAGTTCACCATGTTAAATGCTTTTCCAAACTCGAGTTTACTTTCAGATGACGAGTTTTTTAACTAACCAGAGTTAGATTATTAACGAGGTGCATGATGACACTTACTGTGgacttttattgttttcaaagcTCCAGAATCTCTGACCATGTACTGTCGCAGCATCCTTGATGCAGGTCGATCGCGATTTCTTTGTCCTTACATCAGCCAGGATACTCCGCCGGTGTACTGTGGCACAGAATGGGACTATGTAGTTGTTCGACGCTTGGCTGTTTTGACAGATTCAGAGAAAAAGGAGTTTGAGACCAAGATCTCCAAGAACCATCTGATCAGGGCCATGGGTATTCAAGAATGTCCTAGCTGCAAATCTTTAGTGGAACGAATCAACAAAAAAGATGTGCGATTGGCCTGCtctttttgtaaaaagaaactTCATAAAGATTTCCAGTTCTGCTGGCATTGTTTGCATGAGTGGATCAATAGATCCAGCACAACAAAGTGTGGTAGGCATAGTTTAGGctgtgaaactctcttttgtTGGAAGGAATAAAGAGAAACAATTCAAATCTTAGTTCACTAGCATGTATGCCTCCCTGGAATAAAAGGGATTGGGAAAGTCAGGACATTATTCTTTCACTCATAGTTCATGAAATATTGTGTTTAAGTTGTCTTGGATGTGGAGTCACATCCTAGGTTTAGTAAATGTGAACAAGTAATCCTCAACAAATCAGCCAGCTGGTGCGAAAACTGTCCTTAACCATGAGGCTCACCACCTTTATTGTGATCAGTTCAGTTTTCGACGCGTTAATGACGCATAGCCCACTTGGGTTTGTTTCGGTATATTACCACTCCGCTGCACGACGTTTTTCCTCTTCCTTTCTATTATTCTCtctaattttgtttgtttgttatttttcttttcaaaatcatATAACTTCGCTATGTTTGTATTGTTTAAACCAGACATTTCTATACCATTTATTTTCCAGGAAATGCGGTTTGTGCTGGAGAAGACAAACGTCTGAAGATTCTACGTAACTGCTCCAAGAAGGAAATTGTTGGAGTTGAAGGATGCCCCTACCTCCGTGCATGCATCTCATGCGGTATGCTGATTGAGCATGTGAAGGACTGTAAGCACATGACCTGTCGATGTGGCAAAGAATTTTGCTTCATCTGCTTAAAGCCCAAAGAGAGAAGCGGCTGGAAGTGTGGGAGATTTAACCAGGCCTGTGACGTAGCACCAGTACAGACCGCGATTCCCGGAGCTTAAACTTGTTGGTCAGTTGCAAAATGAATTGCGTTCACTGAACACCTGAAAATTTAGTCCGGGACTGTGGACTCTGATACCTTTGAAAAGCTCTGAAGATTTGCTTTAAGTATCTCGATAAATGGTCATATTATGTTATCTAACATTGTCGCTGTAACAGTGTTAGATAACATAATATGACCATTATAGTATGGCATTCCACTAGGATTTAAGAATACTTTGAGTCGCTTTTTACCGCTTGTAGCATGAAATCTAGAAAACGGCATTAGCATCTGTCCATAATTCCAGTCTTCCTGAGGCCTATGGTCCTTAAATCACATGTAAGAGATGGGAGAATCAAATTTTGTAGAGAGTGATGAACTTACAATTTTGGGTTGTTGTCCTTGAGTGTGCAATACTTGTAGCAATACCAGAATGAAACCGTTTACTACCAGAATGCATAAAGAATTTACTATCACAACTAATAATTAACTTGTACTGTGTGATAAGTGTTCAATTGAGAAGAATTATTTGCTCTTGTGACTAGATTTGGAACATTTGTTTACTCAGTTTTAGTTGAGTTCAGTTCAGCTCTAGATTTAAAGTTTATTGTTTGTTAAGTTTTTAacctgaaataaattaattgagtGAGATGAGTTGGAAACAATGCTTCTACTTTAGAGCTGCTCCTCTATAACATTTGAACTGGCTGAGGCTGATTGTGGGAATTGACGAATCGAGGAGCGCATATGAGTAATAGGACTGGTCTAGCCCAATCACaaacctaaccctaagcaaaatgACAATCTAGGTGGTTTACAAAACGATTCCAGTTTTCACCTGTGCTGATAATCAAGGCTGAATCAAGGCTTTAGACTGAAATATTTATTAACATATGTTAAACATCAGTTTCTGAGTTTCTTTTCGTCTTAAACTCTGAGCTTGGATTGTAGAGTACAAGCTGTAGCTTAGAAAAAAACACGTTTAGATAGCCTGACTGACGGATACCAAAAAGCTAGCACAGTATCTTCCCTACTACACTTTTCGTTAAGGTAGTCGTTTCTTTCGAAAGAGAAATGTAATCGTTTTtctcacgatgtggtcacttaCATTCGGATATGAATCCCGATGTTTCCTTTCTGTGGATAgcgatgttttcatttttgttatccTCTGCTTCCTGGAACCTTTTGCCCACTCATCACTTTAAGAAAACTCGCAGTATCCAGTCGAAACGTCGCTGTCCTCATCCAAAGTGACCACATCGTGGGTCAAACTATTGCATTTCTCTCTTAAAAGTGTTATTTACTACAATTATTATATAGtcgtttttcatcttttaaatcAACACTTGATCAAACAAGTCTAgaaaaaacaagctaaaatagCAGCTTCTTTGGACATATCTTCCTCACTCctaaaaaatgcattttccacCTCATTGGACTCACTTTGTTGTTTGTCATGAACATCGAACGCTCTTTAAACATCGTCATTGCTTTCAAAATCTCCTTTCTTCCTTGGTAACAGGTGGACATGGACATGGACATATTCCACTGTTTGTCCTGTTTCGGGTCCATCTTGGATTGCTATCGAGAGTGAGGTCACCCCATACTCTTTCTCAATAACACGAGCAATTTTTTGTGTGCTAGCGAACAAGTCCATGACTTCTTCCTCTGTTAAGTCctaaaatctatttacaaaacGAATAGGAGACACAAGAACATGTCCAGGGAGGACTATCTTTCTATTCACGAAAGCAAATGATAATTTGGAGCAGAATAACACCTATGAAGGCTGGAGAACAATCCGTCTAAATATTGGAACGTTTTGGCAGCCATGTTGAATAAGGAAGTGACGTAACCGCTGACTCGTGTGCGGGCGTCAGTAGGCACATGGAATAACATGGCGGTATCCAAAACAATAGAGGAAGGGGTAAAGCGTAAAAGTATCCCTCGCGGAAAACCAAAGTCCAGAAAGGTTTGGAAGagtgagaagaaaaattaagtttCTTTTAGGGTTAAATGTCTTTTTTAGGTCAACATTGCGACCAAAACTTTATAGCAAAGATCAAAATTCACTCTTTACTTGACAACGTCAATAGTTTGGAACAAACGACATATACGCCGAATCGGATACGAACTGAACTTTCTTTTTATCACATCAGATTTTATGATGAGGTCTTTTTTAAGTTGTTGATTCGCGAGACTACGGGAGATAAAATCCCCTCTGAACGTCTTTAACAGTGATGATGGTGGCTAAAAATAAGGGTTTTTATGTGATATCCTTTGACCTGCTGCAATATTGActgaacaatatttttaataacgTTGTAATATTCCAATTATGAGCCATCTATGTGGTTAAAGGAATGTGATTGGAAAATAGTGTTCACTTGATCACAGTCGGTGACTAAGGATTATTGTGTAAATAGGAGTGATTTCTGTATAACCCCATACTATCCTAAAACAAAGCCGTACTCCCTAATAAGCTAATCTATAGTTtcgccatttttttctttttccaagaacTGCAGGCATAATAGAGTATGGGACTGTCCAGAAATCTTGCTTGTGAAAGTCAAATTTGCACTTAATTGTAAAATCTTGGCCTTAAAGTGAGTGATGCCATTTATTGTAATTTAGGCATGAgcacttttattttcaagtttcactTTGTGAAACCACCTATCTCTGAGGTGACAGGAAGTAAAGTTCTCAACTGTAAAACTTCTGCTTTGTAAAAACCATTAACATAGGCTCTGGGGACATTACAAAGAATATGGCTCATTTTCCCAGTTCTTTTATTAATATAATTTTCAGAGACAATTATTTGACACTCATGGGTCAATGGGCTTACAATTCATTCAAGCACCATTGGTGTGAGCGCAATCTGGGGTCAAGTGGAGAATTTTACTCTGGTTGCAGGGGTAGAGAACACCTATTCTCAATTGTGCTGTATTCCCATTTCTTGGACTCTGAATTTCAAGCTGTACATCTGCATTGTTTATCATTAGCCtatatgaaaattaaattatcacaGACTTTAGAAACATTAGGCTGATGTCTTGATTGGTAATTTGTGCAAAGCAATCTTAGAAGACCAAATTGTTAGTTGTACTGTAGCAATATtatgataacgatgatgataatgatagtaatacAGTGGTGATAagagtgataatgatgatgataatgatactAATATTGTTGAAGCC from Pocillopora verrucosa isolate sample1 chromosome 2, ASM3666991v2, whole genome shotgun sequence includes the following:
- the LOC131790530 gene encoding uncharacterized protein; its protein translation is MGPKIIQVFVNGLQGETTTINIEEDATIAKLYELLKERSSIPVDQQRLIFGGKEIRIKDERNEQTYLSTYGIEKRSTLFLVLRLHGGSQKVLDDDVELSDAPDMITWDDDPENKRAKMPCGHAISPESLTMYCRSILDAGRSRFLCPYISQDTPPVYCGTEWDYVVVRRLAVLTDSEKKEFETKISKNHLIRAMGIQECPSCKSLVERINKKDVRLACSFCKKKLHKDFQFCWHCLHEWINRSSTTKCGNAVCAGEDKRLKILRNCSKKEIVGVEGCPYLRACISCGMLIEHVKDCKHMTCRCGKEFCFICLKPKERSGWKCGRFNQACDVAPVQTAIPGA